A single Halopelagius longus DNA region contains:
- a CDS encoding alpha/beta fold hydrolase: MPRHTEWTERQESATVTVDGHDLDVAYYDEGEGNPVVFLHGIPTWSFLWRDVAPTLEDERRVIVPDMVGYGNSSMEDSFDRSIRAQEQMIDGLLDELDIETISFVGHDLGGGVGLRYASHRPDVVEELVLSNSIAYDSWPIQTIVDLGLPSKINEMSVDDVQEMLDDLFRQTLFSDDPSEEYVEGMKAQWQSEEAAISLSRNAIATNTNHTTEIDYENISAETLLLWGTNDEFQPVSYAERLKEDLSDAELEGLDDANHWVMQDRPDAYREELRSFL; encoded by the coding sequence ATGCCACGACATACTGAGTGGACGGAGCGACAGGAATCGGCGACCGTCACCGTTGATGGACACGACCTCGATGTGGCCTACTACGACGAAGGCGAGGGTAACCCCGTCGTGTTCCTGCACGGGATTCCGACGTGGTCGTTCCTCTGGCGCGATGTCGCACCCACGTTGGAAGACGAACGGCGAGTCATCGTCCCCGACATGGTTGGATACGGAAACTCCTCGATGGAGGATTCCTTCGACCGATCGATCCGCGCACAGGAGCAGATGATCGACGGGTTGCTTGACGAACTTGACATCGAGACCATCTCCTTCGTCGGGCACGACCTCGGGGGCGGTGTCGGCCTCCGCTACGCGTCGCACCGACCGGACGTGGTCGAGGAACTCGTCCTCTCGAACTCGATCGCGTACGACTCGTGGCCGATTCAGACCATCGTCGACCTCGGTCTGCCGTCGAAGATAAACGAAATGAGCGTCGACGACGTTCAAGAGATGCTCGACGATTTGTTCCGACAGACCCTCTTCAGCGACGACCCGAGCGAGGAGTACGTCGAGGGAATGAAAGCGCAGTGGCAGTCCGAAGAGGCGGCGATTTCGCTGAGTCGCAACGCCATTGCGACGAACACCAACCACACGACTGAAATCGACTACGAGAACATCTCCGCCGAGACGCTTCTTCTCTGGGGAACCAACGACGAATTCCAGCCCGTCTCGTACGCAGAACGCCTCAAAGAGGACCTGAGCGACGCCGAACTGGAGGGACTCGACGACGCGAACCACTGGGTGATGCAGGACCGGCCAGACGCTTATCGCGAGGAACTCCGCTCGTTCCTTTAA
- a CDS encoding plastocyanin/azurin family copper-binding protein, which translates to MTHKTNRRTFLQKVGVTAGAVATAGCLSGGDRSPRTIGMQGTDFSPATVTITTGASLRWKNTSDIEHTVTAYEEKIPDDAAYFASGGFDSERAARNNVTGGLIAPGETYEHTFEVTGRYKCFCIPHESSGMVGTVKVE; encoded by the coding sequence ATGACTCACAAGACTAATCGACGGACGTTTCTCCAAAAGGTCGGCGTGACAGCCGGAGCTGTCGCAACTGCCGGATGTCTGAGCGGTGGAGATAGATCTCCGCGAACGATCGGGATGCAGGGGACAGATTTCTCGCCGGCAACAGTAACAATCACTACCGGTGCGTCCCTTCGCTGGAAGAACACAAGCGACATCGAGCACACGGTGACCGCCTACGAGGAGAAGATTCCGGACGACGCCGCCTATTTCGCGAGTGGCGGGTTTGACTCCGAGCGAGCGGCCCGAAACAATGTGACTGGGGGACTTATCGCTCCCGGAGAGACCTACGAGCACACGTTCGAAGTAACAGGCAGGTACAAGTGCTTCTGTATCCCACATGAGAGTTCAGGGATGGTCGGAACAGTCAAGGTTGAGTAA
- a CDS encoding ZIP family metal transporter, whose translation MTDSNDSPTTDGGVQTANETDRPFGLPRWAAALLPIVLLALVLGVFAFTSPLAGVQSGQPLPDVTVTHATLPNDETVVLHVTNNGPQPVTVAQVLMDEAYWDFQVKGAGGDQTLAPMESAKIVVPYHWNPGWDLNTALVLSDGTTIHHTIVAPSQSPGFSLGFLWTLALIGLFVGIIPVLLGMLWYPYIKSMSDHSLHAILLFAAGVLGFLAVDAGIEAFEIAHKIPGAYEGTALVVFGIVGALFLVQSVSAWREGRAAAGDERASSGLWIAYLVALSIGLHNLAEGLAIGSSFALGRVSLGTFLIVGFMLHNVTEGPAVVAPVAREERPSASHFGALGLLAGAPVILGGWIGSLAYSPTVGAFFLALGVGAILQVNWEIAQMVKRAGGRVASATNLLAALAGFGIMYVTDLFVAL comes from the coding sequence ATGACCGATAGCAACGACTCTCCGACGACGGACGGCGGCGTGCAGACAGCGAATGAAACAGATCGACCCTTCGGCCTTCCACGGTGGGCCGCCGCACTCCTCCCGATCGTCCTGCTGGCCCTCGTCCTCGGGGTGTTCGCGTTCACGTCACCACTCGCGGGCGTCCAGAGTGGCCAGCCCCTTCCGGACGTGACGGTCACGCACGCGACGCTACCGAACGATGAAACGGTCGTTCTCCACGTGACCAACAACGGGCCTCAGCCGGTGACTGTCGCACAGGTCCTGATGGACGAGGCCTACTGGGACTTCCAGGTGAAGGGTGCCGGCGGTGACCAGACGCTTGCCCCGATGGAGAGTGCCAAAATCGTGGTGCCCTACCACTGGAACCCCGGGTGGGACCTCAACACAGCGCTCGTGCTCTCGGATGGAACGACCATTCACCACACCATCGTCGCCCCCAGCCAGTCACCCGGGTTCAGTCTCGGATTCCTGTGGACACTAGCGCTCATCGGCCTCTTCGTCGGTATCATCCCGGTCCTGCTCGGGATGCTGTGGTATCCCTACATCAAGTCGATGAGTGACCACAGCTTGCACGCGATCCTCCTGTTCGCCGCCGGGGTGCTCGGCTTCCTCGCCGTCGACGCCGGGATCGAAGCCTTCGAGATCGCCCACAAGATTCCGGGTGCGTACGAGGGAACGGCGCTCGTCGTGTTCGGTATCGTCGGCGCGCTGTTCCTCGTCCAGTCGGTGAGCGCGTGGCGCGAAGGCCGCGCCGCCGCCGGCGACGAGCGCGCGAGTAGTGGGCTCTGGATCGCCTACCTCGTGGCACTAAGTATCGGCCTCCACAACCTCGCGGAAGGCCTCGCGATCGGGAGTTCGTTCGCCCTCGGACGCGTCTCGCTGGGCACGTTCCTGATCGTCGGGTTCATGCTCCACAACGTGACCGAGGGGCCGGCAGTCGTCGCGCCCGTCGCCCGAGAGGAACGCCCCTCGGCGTCGCACTTCGGTGCACTCGGCCTTCTCGCCGGCGCCCCGGTTATCCTCGGCGGATGGATCGGGAGCCTCGCCTACTCGCCGACAGTCGGCGCGTTCTTCCTCGCGCTCGGCGTCGGTGCTATCCTCCAGGTCAACTGGGAGATCGCACAGATGGTCAAGCGCGCAGGCGGCCGCGTCGCGAGTGCCACGAACCTGCTGGCGGCACTCGCCGGCTTCGGCATCATGTACGTGACCGACCTCTTCGTCGCCCTCTAA
- a CDS encoding multicopper oxidase domain-containing protein: MGEIDYENAAEMTEELQNRLVERLDTELLTDRRSFLGGLGAAGSTALGIGSSTARAGGGDHEEHGNFGAVGEYRNENFDPHEFLRSFNTGQDGQDNVPQRVYEENGRTVREFELTAVDTTITIAPGVEFPAWAYNGQVPGPTLRAVEGDLIRVKFKNLGRHAHTIHPHLRNLNPEMDGIPQNGPGVLDTGESFTYEWIAQPAGTHFYHCHSLPLKEHIHRGLYGTIIVDPDPERVRENTRDYVNYQGPMTSELREKLVAEAKTRNHEYPENDDVQELVMVMNSFDTNFDGGNEVYAANTRAFAYGVGETDGEGNWKPGESIRPIQVDGQKPIRIYLSNATEFDLINSFHTHSQFFDYYDHGTTLMPTRQTVDTIMQAQAQRGIIELDYSDHQPGLYMFHAHVSEFAELGWMSFFEVV; encoded by the coding sequence ATGGGAGAGATAGACTACGAGAACGCGGCAGAGATGACCGAAGAGTTGCAGAACCGGCTCGTCGAGCGCCTCGACACCGAGCTGCTGACCGACCGACGGTCGTTCCTCGGCGGACTGGGTGCCGCCGGTAGTACGGCCCTCGGTATCGGGAGTTCGACGGCGAGAGCGGGCGGCGGCGACCACGAAGAACACGGGAACTTCGGTGCGGTCGGCGAGTACCGAAACGAGAACTTCGACCCCCACGAGTTCCTGCGGTCGTTCAACACGGGGCAGGACGGACAGGACAACGTCCCGCAGCGCGTGTACGAGGAGAACGGGCGGACGGTGCGCGAGTTCGAACTCACCGCCGTCGACACGACTATCACCATCGCGCCGGGCGTCGAGTTCCCCGCATGGGCGTACAACGGGCAAGTGCCCGGCCCGACGCTCCGTGCCGTCGAGGGCGACCTCATCCGGGTCAAGTTCAAGAACCTTGGCCGCCACGCGCACACGATTCACCCCCACCTTCGGAACCTAAACCCGGAGATGGACGGGATTCCGCAGAACGGCCCGGGCGTCCTCGACACCGGTGAGTCGTTCACCTACGAGTGGATCGCCCAACCTGCCGGCACGCACTTCTACCACTGCCACTCGCTCCCGCTGAAGGAGCACATCCACCGTGGGCTCTACGGGACGATCATCGTCGACCCAGACCCCGAGCGCGTGCGGGAGAACACGCGCGACTACGTCAACTACCAGGGACCGATGACCAGCGAGCTCCGCGAGAAACTCGTCGCGGAAGCCAAGACTCGAAACCACGAATATCCCGAGAACGACGACGTGCAGGAGCTCGTGATGGTGATGAACAGCTTCGACACCAACTTCGACGGCGGCAACGAGGTGTACGCCGCCAACACGCGGGCGTTCGCGTACGGTGTCGGCGAGACCGACGGCGAGGGGAACTGGAAGCCCGGTGAGTCCATCCGCCCGATTCAGGTGGACGGACAGAAGCCGATTCGTATCTATCTCTCGAACGCCACCGAGTTCGACCTCATCAACTCGTTCCATACCCACTCGCAGTTCTTCGACTACTACGACCACGGCACGACCCTGATGCCGACGCGACAGACCGTGGACACCATCATGCAGGCACAGGCCCAGCGGGGGATTATCGAGCTCGACTACTCCGACCACCAGCCCGGGCTGTACATGTTCCACGCCCACGTCTCGGAGTTCGCGGAACTTGGCTGGATGAGCTTCTTCGAGGTGGTCTAG
- a CDS encoding metal-dependent transcriptional regulator, producing MILNAVMEDYLKAIYQLQSRTDGRVKTSEIADRLGVKPPTVSSMIEKLGERNLVDYEKYKGVRLTSEGEAVALEIIRHHRLLEAYLTEHLEYEWDEVHEEADELEHHISEKFIQHVTELLDNPDVDPHGDPIPKENLDPVEEARGESITEYDEGDVVVVERVSDEDSDVLRYLSEHNITPGTEVTVTEVAPFGMVTIRPRCEDEAASLPRDVLEHIRVRPVAGDARSEDFPA from the coding sequence ATGATACTAAACGCCGTTATGGAGGACTACCTCAAGGCGATTTACCAGCTTCAAAGCCGGACCGACGGACGAGTAAAGACCTCCGAAATCGCCGACCGGCTCGGGGTCAAACCGCCGACCGTCTCGAGTATGATCGAGAAGTTAGGTGAGCGAAATCTCGTCGACTACGAGAAGTACAAGGGTGTGAGGCTGACCTCAGAGGGCGAAGCTGTCGCTTTGGAGATCATTCGCCATCATCGTCTCCTCGAAGCCTACCTCACCGAGCACCTCGAGTACGAGTGGGACGAAGTCCACGAAGAGGCCGACGAGCTCGAGCACCACATCAGCGAGAAGTTCATTCAGCACGTCACCGAACTCCTCGACAATCCGGACGTCGACCCACATGGTGACCCGATTCCGAAGGAGAATCTCGACCCGGTCGAGGAAGCGCGGGGCGAATCAATCACCGAATACGACGAGGGCGACGTCGTCGTGGTCGAACGGGTGAGCGACGAGGACTCGGACGTCCTCCGCTACCTCTCCGAGCACAATATCACTCCAGGAACAGAGGTCACCGTCACCGAAGTCGCACCGTTCGGGATGGTCACGATTCGACCACGTTGTGAAGACGAAGCCGCCTCACTCCCCCGAGATGTCCTCGAACACATCCGCGTGCGCCCAGTTGCTGGCGACGCGCGCTCCGAGGACTTCCCTGCGTAG
- a CDS encoding NAD(P)H-hydrate epimerase: MDEAAFETKDGIPLTAVTASEMRDVDRVTVEEVGLQLLSMMENAGRNLAGQVLRRNAENVVIYAGNGGNGGGGLVAARHLSNRDIDVSVVLDRDSSDLDGVAATQHEVVDAMNVAVTRDPAELDAFDAADVAVDALVGYGLSGSLRGEAAELVPAVESAETVVSLDVPSGLDASTGETPGPAVTPDTVVTLALPKTGLKILDATIVLADIAIPPVVYQRLDIPYRHPFAGEYCVELRGG; the protein is encoded by the coding sequence ATGGACGAAGCCGCTTTCGAGACGAAAGACGGGATTCCGTTGACAGCCGTCACCGCTTCGGAGATGCGCGATGTTGACCGCGTCACCGTCGAGGAAGTCGGACTCCAGTTGCTCTCGATGATGGAGAACGCCGGCCGAAATCTGGCGGGGCAGGTTCTGCGACGGAACGCCGAGAACGTCGTCATTTACGCCGGAAACGGCGGCAACGGAGGTGGTGGTCTCGTCGCCGCCCGCCACCTCTCGAACCGCGATATCGACGTCTCCGTCGTCCTCGACAGGGACTCCTCCGACCTCGACGGCGTTGCCGCGACACAGCACGAAGTCGTGGACGCGATGAACGTCGCGGTGACGCGGGACCCCGCAGAACTCGATGCGTTCGACGCAGCAGACGTGGCCGTCGACGCACTCGTCGGATACGGATTGTCCGGCTCCCTTCGCGGTGAGGCCGCCGAACTCGTTCCGGCGGTCGAATCGGCAGAGACTGTCGTCTCGTTAGACGTGCCGTCCGGACTTGACGCGTCCACCGGCGAGACGCCCGGCCCGGCCGTCACTCCTGACACCGTCGTAACGCTTGCGTTACCGAAGACGGGGCTGAAGATACTCGACGCAACTATCGTCCTCGCGGATATCGCTATCCCCCCGGTGGTGTATCAACGTCTGGACATTCCTTACCGACACCCGTTCGCCGGCGAGTACTGTGTCGAACTCCGAGGCGGCTAG
- a CDS encoding cupin domain-containing protein: MKKIRIDDVENSLQPAAVMRQLTEPLEATDLAINYYELEPGDSFSFAYHRHEVQEELFYVQAGTATFETEDGDVDVGAGEIIRFPPGEFQRGWNRGEEPVVALALGAPLEYGHQVKLRDCPSCETQTDSTLERRAGGDADEDSIVAVCVDCGTVTGRWTKGPMPGDVP, encoded by the coding sequence ATGAAGAAGATTCGTATCGACGACGTCGAGAACTCGTTGCAACCGGCGGCGGTCATGCGTCAACTCACCGAGCCTCTCGAAGCGACCGACCTCGCCATCAACTACTACGAACTGGAGCCCGGAGACAGCTTCTCGTTCGCCTATCACCGTCACGAAGTACAGGAGGAACTGTTCTACGTGCAAGCCGGGACCGCGACGTTCGAGACCGAAGACGGAGATGTCGACGTCGGCGCCGGTGAAATTATTCGGTTCCCGCCGGGGGAGTTCCAGCGCGGGTGGAACCGCGGCGAAGAGCCCGTCGTTGCCCTCGCACTCGGTGCTCCGCTCGAATACGGTCACCAAGTGAAGCTCCGTGACTGTCCATCCTGCGAGACGCAGACGGATTCGACTCTCGAACGACGAGCCGGTGGAGATGCGGACGAGGACAGTATCGTCGCCGTCTGCGTCGACTGTGGGACGGTCACCGGGCGGTGGACGAAAGGACCGATGCCCGGAGACGTACCGTAG
- a CDS encoding heavy-metal-associated domain-containing protein, translating into MERKTISVTGMSCNGCEQNVKSALQNIEGITRIDADHEGDTVELVAEDDVADDDIEAAIENAGYDVEA; encoded by the coding sequence ATGGAACGTAAGACGATCTCCGTCACCGGCATGTCGTGTAACGGCTGCGAGCAGAACGTCAAGAGTGCCCTGCAGAACATCGAGGGCATCACCCGGATCGATGCCGACCACGAGGGCGACACCGTCGAACTCGTCGCCGAGGACGACGTCGCGGACGACGACATCGAGGCCGCCATCGAAAATGCGGGCTACGACGTGGAGGCCTAA
- a CDS encoding heavy metal translocating P-type ATPase: MGTAQKQFNVGGMSCSFCAESIEKAYRRTDGVTDVDVSLAHEEVLVQYDDDRIGEVEVKDTLRDLGYTIRDPDKEKQYEDQQAELADGKRRLVLAGSASIVVAALMAWMVFVMGRFESESPVMDLATLALALGTMFGPGRYIKKKAYQSLRRGIFNQHVLLEAGAFAGLLGGFLGLSVFPGFPTVHFFAVSVFITTYHILSEYTSLIVRTRASQAVQSLLDLRPDTARRVTDDGVEEVPVDDLKVGDRVRVKPGENVPVDGEVVDGKSTVDESVATGESIPEEKSAGDEVIGGSVNETGTLLVEVTATGEDAFLNQVAHEIEEARAMKPGIIQLADRVLRYFVPTVLTIAALSFAFWVVAPLAWGAGPNVQRGAFAALAVLVLGYPCALGMATPLALIRGGGKAANRGILMRSGDAFQISPDVDHIILDKTGTITVGKPAVSEVVAFDGEEDNVLAMAASAEAFSEHPLADAILDRADGQGVEYVDPESFDSVTGKGVRATVAGEDVLVGKPGWLTNEGVDLSWAGDEVERLQHRGLTISGVVRGNDLVGLIGIGDEIKDDAAAAVQRMKDAGIAPVMITGDNERTARAVAEEVGIDRVMADVLPDEKRREVGRMQDEGHRLAMVGDGINDAPALTQADIGIAIGAGTDIAIESADVVLMGDRLGGVMDAYEIGEESYRKTRQNLLTAFTFNGVGVTAATTGLVHPVFAMVAMVLSVSAVLANNFAGQLVSGEGVNTDFTVESGDAGGIAEEGTAAD, from the coding sequence ATGGGAACGGCACAGAAACAGTTCAACGTCGGCGGGATGTCCTGCTCGTTCTGCGCGGAGAGCATCGAGAAGGCATACCGCCGCACCGACGGCGTCACCGACGTGGACGTGAGTCTCGCCCACGAGGAGGTACTCGTCCAGTACGACGACGACCGGATCGGCGAGGTCGAAGTGAAGGACACGCTCCGCGACCTCGGGTATACCATCCGCGACCCGGACAAGGAGAAGCAGTACGAGGATCAACAGGCCGAACTCGCCGACGGCAAGCGCCGCCTCGTCCTTGCGGGGAGTGCGTCCATCGTCGTCGCCGCCCTGATGGCCTGGATGGTCTTCGTGATGGGCCGCTTCGAGTCGGAGTCGCCGGTGATGGATCTCGCTACGCTTGCTCTAGCGCTGGGCACGATGTTCGGCCCTGGCCGCTACATCAAGAAGAAGGCTTACCAGAGCCTCCGTCGGGGTATCTTCAATCAGCACGTCCTGTTGGAGGCGGGCGCGTTTGCCGGCCTGCTCGGTGGGTTCCTCGGCCTGTCCGTCTTTCCGGGGTTCCCGACCGTCCACTTTTTCGCGGTTTCCGTGTTCATCACCACCTACCACATCCTCTCGGAGTACACCAGCCTCATCGTCCGCACGCGGGCGTCGCAGGCCGTCCAAAGCCTCCTCGACCTCCGACCGGACACCGCACGCCGCGTCACCGATGACGGCGTTGAGGAAGTCCCGGTGGACGACCTAAAAGTCGGCGACCGCGTCCGCGTCAAACCCGGCGAGAACGTCCCCGTCGACGGCGAAGTCGTCGACGGCAAATCGACCGTCGACGAGTCGGTTGCCACCGGTGAGTCCATCCCCGAGGAGAAATCCGCCGGCGACGAGGTGATCGGCGGCAGCGTCAACGAGACAGGCACGCTCCTCGTCGAGGTGACCGCGACCGGCGAGGACGCGTTTCTGAATCAGGTCGCCCACGAGATCGAAGAGGCGCGGGCAATGAAGCCCGGGATCATCCAGCTCGCCGACCGCGTCCTCAGGTACTTCGTCCCCACCGTTCTGACCATCGCCGCGCTATCATTCGCGTTCTGGGTTGTCGCGCCACTCGCGTGGGGTGCCGGTCCGAACGTCCAGCGTGGAGCCTTCGCGGCGCTGGCCGTCCTCGTCCTCGGCTACCCGTGCGCGCTCGGAATGGCGACGCCGCTGGCCCTAATCCGTGGCGGCGGAAAGGCCGCGAACCGCGGCATCCTGATGCGTTCCGGTGACGCCTTCCAGATCTCCCCCGACGTCGACCACATCATCCTCGACAAGACGGGGACGATCACCGTCGGCAAGCCCGCCGTCAGCGAGGTCGTCGCGTTCGACGGAGAGGAGGATAACGTGCTGGCGATGGCAGCGAGCGCGGAGGCGTTCTCGGAACACCCGCTCGCCGACGCCATTCTCGACCGTGCCGACGGGCAGGGTGTGGAGTACGTCGACCCCGAGTCGTTCGACTCGGTCACCGGCAAGGGCGTCCGAGCGACCGTCGCCGGCGAGGACGTGCTGGTCGGCAAACCGGGTTGGCTCACAAACGAGGGCGTCGATCTCTCATGGGCTGGCGACGAGGTTGAGCGCCTCCAGCATCGCGGTCTCACGATTTCGGGCGTCGTCCGTGGCAACGATCTCGTGGGCCTGATCGGCATCGGCGACGAGATCAAGGACGACGCCGCCGCGGCGGTCCAGCGGATGAAGGACGCGGGCATTGCGCCCGTGATGATCACCGGCGACAACGAGCGAACGGCCCGCGCAGTCGCCGAGGAAGTCGGCATCGACCGCGTCATGGCCGACGTGTTGCCGGACGAGAAGCGGAGGGAGGTCGGTCGCATGCAGGACGAAGGACACCGGCTTGCGATGGTCGGTGACGGAATCAACGACGCGCCCGCACTCACGCAGGCCGACATCGGAATCGCCATCGGTGCGGGGACGGATATCGCCATCGAATCGGCCGACGTCGTGCTGATGGGCGACCGACTCGGCGGCGTGATGGACGCCTACGAGATCGGCGAGGAGAGCTACCGGAAGACGCGGCAGAACCTTCTCACCGCCTTTACCTTCAACGGTGTCGGCGTTACCGCCGCAACAACGGGGCTCGTTCATCCTGTATTCGCGATGGTCGCGATGGTACTATCCGTGTCAGCCGTGCTGGCCAACAACTTCGCCGGTCAGCTCGTCTCCGGCGAGGGCGTCAACACCGACTTCACCGTCGAAAGCGGCGATGCAGGCGGGATCGCAGAAGAAGGAACGGCCGCTGATTAG
- a CDS encoding ArsR/SmtB family transcription factor, with amino-acid sequence MALLESDVPIREVVTTNPEKAKALENDVRAKILDMLADEEMTIEGIHEELQRRGEEKAETTVRHHVNVLKDAEMVEIARLEEAGGGTRKYYKSNTRVFSYDLPEGADETLAGTQATATEGLESLVETLYEDHGDEIEAVAHELKPCEYCETQHYEEFVLRELLNRALINLSETGVLDDVFSGSD; translated from the coding sequence ATGGCCCTGCTTGAATCCGACGTGCCGATCCGCGAGGTTGTCACGACCAACCCCGAGAAGGCGAAGGCCCTCGAGAACGATGTGCGAGCGAAGATACTGGACATGCTCGCTGACGAGGAGATGACGATCGAGGGAATCCACGAGGAACTACAGCGTCGCGGCGAGGAGAAGGCCGAGACGACGGTGCGCCACCACGTGAACGTCCTGAAGGACGCCGAGATGGTCGAGATTGCCCGACTCGAAGAGGCCGGCGGCGGCACGCGGAAGTACTACAAGTCGAACACGCGCGTCTTCTCCTACGACCTTCCGGAAGGGGCCGACGAAACCCTCGCGGGGACGCAGGCAACCGCAACCGAGGGGTTGGAGTCGCTCGTCGAGACGCTGTACGAAGACCACGGCGACGAGATCGAGGCAGTCGCCCACGAGTTAAAGCCCTGCGAGTACTGCGAGACCCAGCACTACGAGGAGTTCGTCCTTCGAGAACTGTTAAATCGCGCCCTCATCAACCTGAGCGAGACTGGCGTACTCGACGACGTGTTCAGCGGGAGTGACTGA
- the merA gene encoding mercury(II) reductase, whose product MTTSRSYGLVILGGGAAAFAAITEADRRGLSTAMVNTGLPLGGTCVNVGCVPSKHLLEVGKTAHEPPHNPFDAVEYDDDQPVTNWAAAIDEKDEIVASLREQNYVDVAEHFGTDIYEGYGRLVDDATIEVVNGADAGTTIAGEKALVATGSSPDIAPIDGIDAVGYETSESILERRDLPESIVMIGAGYVAMEWGQILHHMGTDVTILQRSSRVLSEMEGQLGRELQRCFEAEGITVETDVDIRRVSEGGETGDDVTVEAAVAGASQTFTAGDLFVATGVSPNTDDVGLDEVGVETDGSGAVVVDDEFQTDNLDVYAAGDCIGEPMLETVAAKEGNHAVRNAFGDGGATIDYHAVPKVVFTSPEVAAVGTTELEYMDEHGTCTCRTVEMEDVPKAKAVEDTRGLVQVVKHHETDEIVGVHMVGPRAADMIPEATLAVKFGLTVDDIIDTIHPFPTFSEAFKHACQAFRRDTSTMSCCVE is encoded by the coding sequence ATGACGACCTCCCGATCGTACGGCCTCGTGATTCTCGGCGGTGGCGCAGCGGCCTTCGCGGCCATCACGGAGGCCGACCGGCGAGGCCTCTCGACTGCGATGGTGAACACCGGACTGCCACTCGGCGGGACGTGCGTGAACGTCGGCTGTGTCCCGAGCAAGCACCTCCTCGAAGTGGGGAAGACGGCCCACGAGCCGCCGCACAACCCCTTCGACGCGGTCGAATACGACGACGACCAGCCTGTCACGAACTGGGCGGCGGCCATCGACGAGAAGGACGAGATCGTTGCCTCGCTCCGCGAACAGAACTACGTCGACGTGGCGGAACACTTCGGTACGGACATCTACGAGGGATACGGCCGCCTCGTCGACGACGCGACCATCGAGGTCGTCAACGGCGCCGACGCTGGCACGACGATTGCCGGAGAGAAGGCGCTCGTCGCGACCGGTAGTTCCCCGGACATCGCGCCCATCGACGGCATCGACGCGGTGGGCTACGAAACTAGCGAGAGTATCCTGGAACGCCGCGACCTCCCCGAGAGCATCGTGATGATCGGTGCCGGATACGTCGCGATGGAGTGGGGTCAGATCCTCCACCACATGGGGACGGACGTGACGATCCTCCAGCGGTCGAGCCGCGTTCTGTCGGAGATGGAGGGTCAACTCGGGCGCGAACTCCAGCGGTGCTTTGAGGCGGAGGGAATCACCGTCGAGACGGACGTAGACATCCGTCGCGTCTCCGAAGGCGGCGAAACGGGCGACGACGTCACCGTTGAGGCTGCTGTCGCCGGTGCCTCGCAGACGTTCACGGCCGGCGACCTCTTCGTCGCCACCGGCGTCAGCCCGAATACCGACGATGTCGGACTGGACGAGGTTGGCGTCGAAACCGACGGATCGGGTGCCGTTGTCGTGGACGACGAGTTCCAGACTGACAATTTAGACGTGTACGCGGCCGGAGATTGCATCGGCGAACCGATGCTGGAGACCGTCGCCGCCAAGGAGGGCAACCACGCCGTCAGAAACGCTTTCGGCGACGGGGGCGCGACCATCGACTACCACGCCGTCCCGAAGGTGGTGTTCACGAGCCCGGAGGTCGCCGCCGTCGGGACGACGGAACTCGAGTACATGGACGAACACGGCACCTGCACCTGCCGGACGGTGGAGATGGAAGACGTCCCGAAGGCGAAGGCTGTTGAGGACACCCGCGGACTGGTACAGGTCGTGAAACACCACGAAACCGACGAGATCGTCGGCGTCCATATGGTCGGGCCGCGTGCCGCCGACATGATTCCCGAGGCGACGCTGGCCGTGAAGTTCGGCCTCACCGTCGACGACATCATCGACACAATCCACCCGTTCCCGACGTTCAGCGAGGCGTTCAAGCACGCCTGTCAGGCGTTCCGGCGCGACACGTCGACGATGAGTTGTTGCGTCGAGTGA
- a CDS encoding winged helix-turn-helix transcriptional regulator, giving the protein MADASSSPEPTCDVDGTCYCPLTGVINTLSRKYAMQLVSIIGAHDSLRFAEIEDHLTSASTSTISKRLDEFEEAGLVSRTQYNEIPPRVEYALTEDGHEVSTRLEPLLEWASETDDSTV; this is encoded by the coding sequence ATGGCAGACGCTAGTTCTTCACCAGAGCCGACGTGCGACGTGGATGGGACGTGTTACTGTCCGTTGACGGGCGTGATCAACACTCTCAGTCGAAAGTACGCGATGCAGTTGGTAAGCATCATCGGCGCTCACGACTCGCTTCGCTTCGCCGAAATCGAAGACCACCTCACGAGTGCCAGCACCTCGACGATATCGAAGCGACTGGACGAGTTCGAGGAGGCGGGATTGGTCTCGCGGACGCAGTACAACGAGATTCCGCCGCGCGTAGAATATGCGCTGACGGAGGACGGTCACGAGGTGAGCACGCGCCTCGAACCACTACTCGAATGGGCGTCGGAGACTGACGATTCGACTGTGTAA